The genomic stretch CAAGTCCTTTAAACGGAGGCACAACGTCTGGTGGTGGAACATATAATTATGGTCAGCAATGCTGTGTAGATGCGACACCTAATACTGGATGGGATTTTGTTAATTGGACTGAGAGTGGCACCCAGGTTTCAACCAATTCTCATTATTGTTTTACTGTAATAGATGATAGGGACTTGGTTGCTAATTTTTCGGAACAAGTAATAATCTCAGTTTGGATAAATGATGCAACCGCTGCTCCTGGTGATACAATTCTTTACCCAATTTATGTAAGCGATATAGCTTTAGAATTTAATGTTGAAGCATATAACTTTACTTTAGCCTATGATGACACAACTGTTATTACAACTACTGGTAATTTTGAAACAGATGGCACATTAAGTGATGGTTGTTTTGTTGATGTCAATAACACTGTCGCTGGGGAAATTATAGTTGGAGCAATTTCATTTGGATACTTATCAGGTGAGGGTGTGCTAATATATTTAGAATTTGAAGTGCAAACATCTGCTGAACAAGGAGATATATGTCAACTGGGAATAACTGAATTTGTATTTAACGAAGGTGATCCTATCGCGGATTTGAGTGGAGCTGAAGCATTATTTACTGTATTTCAGCCTTGGGTCGAGAATGTGTTAATTTGGATAGATGGAATTGATGTTAATTTAAGCTGGTCCGGTGAAGGCAGTTTATATCATATCTACCGTTCTTCTAATCCTTACACAGATTTTAATCCAATTGATACAACTTCAGTTACAACTTATATTGATGTAGGGGCTGCTACTGAAGTAAAATACTTCTATTACATTACAGCAGAATAAGCATAAAAGTAATGTAAAGATTAAAAAGTAAAAAGACCTTCTTTCAGTCGGCTGAAGGAAGGTCTTTTTTTAGAGAGAAATAATGAACATCCTTTTAAAAAGACATTATTTTACTCCATACAATCCCTTTACCAAAGAAATTCTGGATAGTGGGAAGAGAATTATTTAGGCTCTGCTGAAAAAGTAATTTTTTATTATTTGATAACAGATAGCATAGAAATATGAATTTGGGATTTCAGCATTGATAGTTAAAACAAAAAACAAGAAAAATACGAATATTAATGTTATTTTCATGATTCACTTCACCAACACCATCTTCCTGACTTTCTGTAAATCACCTGCTTTCAATTTGTAGAAATAGATTCCTGAACCGACTCGATTGCCATGGGAGTCTCTGCCATTCCAGATAGAAGAATATACTCCTGCTGGGAGTATTTCAATAACAAGTGTTTTTACTTTTTGTCATTAACGATTCAAGCACACCACGAAAGGAGCTTGCGACGTTTATGGGGGCTTTGTTATAGGTTTAATATTTTGCTTTTGTTAGTAAGGAAATATTGAAAGAGGAGAATCAATAAAAAGTTTAATAATTGTTATAATTAGCCAGCAAACATAGATTTAAAATTATTTTTTAATTGATGTTTAACATTATTTAAGGACAATCCATAATGTTTAACCATATACTGATTAATTTCATTCAAACCTTTCTCGTAATTATTTAGAGTTTCATTCCTTGCATAGGGAGCGTCTGATTCAAGAAGAATTCTTTCAATAGGAATCTTTGATATTATCTTTTTCCCATTATCCGAATTTAACATTCTTGGATTTATTGAAAAATAACAACCTAAAGAAAGAATTCTTTCTATTAGTTGCAATTTCCCAGTGTACCAGTGAAAAATGCAATTCTCAATTTTAAATTTTTCGATTGCTTCAATAACTTGTAATTCCGCTTTTCTTGAATGAATTGAATATTTTTTTTTCATTTCCTTACAAAGATTTAACACAATATATAATGTTTCAATTTGTTTATTTTTAGCTGAATAGTCTCTTACAGAAAAATCTAACCCAATTTCACCTATATATGAAGTTTTATTGATAAGGGATTCAAATAAGTTTATTTCCTTCTCATGCTTATTGTATAAAAGAGGATGTAAACCTAAAGCTAATCTTACATTTGATAAACTCTTTTGGAAACGATAAAGTTTATTAAAGATGCTTGGTAAGTTCGTAACTGCAATAATATAGATTTTTTTTTTTTGCAAATAAGGAATAAGTTTTTTAGAAAAATTTAACTGTGCAATATGGCAGTGTGTATCAATCATTGATTAAGTTATCCTTGATGCTTTCATTGGCTTCGTCATTAATCCAATATCTAGCCTGCCGCATTGTACGCACTATTATATCAGCATAATCATTAATATTTTCATCAACAAATAAGCCATTAGAAATAAGTTCTTGTTTGATCAGACTTGTATTGGGATTACCCTTTAAAAAATTTAATAAAGCTTTTAAATCATTAAATTTACCAGAGTCGCTTTCAATAAGTTGATCCATTGCGAGATTGAATATACTATTTCCATAATTATCAGTATTATTTATTTCACTAAAATGTAATGCTATTTTTCGATATATGCAAGGCATACAATATCCACAATGAGAAGCGCTTCTGACTGCCCAATAATATTTGTGAGCTCTTTTCCCACAAGAATTTGAAGATTGCCATAAAGTATTAAATAGAGTGTTGTCAGAGCAATCTCTAATCATTTCACCTTTTGTTTTAAACTGATAGGGATTAATTATCCGGTTTTCTAGTCCTAAAGAAACTAATAACTCATTCATATATTTAATGAATGTTGGATGTGTAGTTCTTGTGCTACAGCTTCCCCTTCTTGAAGGTGATAAAGGATAATTTAAAGAAATTGTACCGTTCTCTGGAATAATCAGTTCTGCTTGCGTGTTAAGATTATTTGTTATATATATACCAATTCCTAAAAAAATTAAAGACCTTGATCTGGTAGATTGTTCAGTATTTTTGGATTTATTTATCTTACCAAATCCACATTTAATTTGAAAATTAAAGTAATTATTATAGTTTTCAAGTAATGATTTTATTGCATCTTGATCAGTTCTTTCTTTACCACTATCATAATGAGATATTAAGCAAAGTTTATCATCTGGATTATTATGGATAAGGTCAATCATTCCAATCAAAGAATCCATACCTCCAGAAAATAAAGTAAATTTTGAAATATCCCTAATTCTTTGAAGACATCTGTATCTATTTCTGCGACTATAACGATATTTAAATCTCATTTGGGACTGTTCGAATGTTATATTCCATAAATCACCACTCAAGAAATTTATAGCCTTTACTAAATTGGCTTTGTTTTCATTCCAAATTTCTAAATTAAATACAGGAATATTAACACTGATTTCCCTTGTCCATCCTTCTATTGAAAATCGTTTTCTTTCTAAAAACTTATCTAAATTATATATTACTGCCGAAATTATCAATAAGTCGAATACTTTAGAATTTTTATCATTGAAGTATTTAAAAAGTTCTCTTAATCCTAAAACAATTCTTTTACAATATTCTTCCCCATTGTAAGTAAATGAAATATTGCCCAAATAATTCTGCTCTAATACACTTGGATATTGAAAATATACTCTCATATTGTCTCCTACATTTCAAAGATACTTAGAATTATCTCAAATACTGAAGAAATGTAATCTTGCAAACTATGTCCATCATTTAAGAAATCAGTAATACTAGGTATGTCTCCTGTTCGATTATCAGAATCAATCATTTCAAAGAATAAATTTTTTAGATTTGTAATATTAATATCTTTTTCATTTATTTTTTTATAATATAAAGTAATAAAATATTCAAAAAAGTACCTTTTTAAATAAAAGATTATCAATTCACTTTTATCGATATCCCATAAATGATCAATATCCTGATCCCGATTTAGTAACATTTCAATTGTTTGGTTTAATGCTAAATTTGCAGAAGTATTATCAAAAGAATTAGATTCATTTGCTGATAAAAAAAATGTAATCTTATTAATTAAATCTTCATTGCTTAAACTATCATAGTCAGTAATACCAATTCCTTGAAAAGCTATTTCAGGGTTCGTAGAAACAACAGATACCAAATTTAAAAATCGGTATAGTTGATTTACACCAGCTTTACCAAAATTCTTAGAACGACCTTTGGAAATATTTACAGAACCACCGCTTGCAGTAATAAAACTACCTAATAGATTTCTTGCATTGCTTATATTAGGATTTGAATTATATTGGTTTAATCTTGTACTTACATCTTGCCATAATGGACTATTTATGACTCCAGGATTTATAGATGAAGAAGTTCCCATGATATTATCTCCTCTTTTTTAATTTAATGATTGCTTTACAAAATTCATTATCAAATTCTGATATTCCAGATATAAAAGATTCAACTTCACTATTTGTTTTAGATAACTCAATAATCTTAGGAGCAAATGATGCTGGCAAATTTTTTGTATCAGATTCATATAGGAATTCAATAAATTTTTGTTTAAAAAGATCTAACTTTTCTGCTAAAATATAAAATATTTTAAATGTACTTATATCCCTTTGATTATTGAACATATTGCTTTTCATTAAAAATGCTAGTTGTTCTTCAATTGAAGCAAATCCTTCTCGTTTTATGATAGCTTCAATATCCTGCTGCAATTTGGATTCTGATTCTATATTTAATGATGCTAATTCCAAAAAAACTTCTTTTGCTTTTGCAGAAATATGTTCATCAACACTTATTGAACCTTCGATTTTATCTCTCGATATCCAGAAATAATCTGTTATTTTTTTATCCTTTAATTTAGGCTCAAGTTGTAACCATTCGAAGAGTTCTTGTTTTTTCCAACTATCTTCTTCTATTTCTTCTAATTTATTAGTATTTTCAATTTTTGTAAGTTGTTCTTTATTTCCACTGATTAACCATTCGTAAAGTTGTTTAAACTGCTCAACATGTTTATACTCCAGAACCATAAGTTTTGCTAAAACCTGAACATCGAAATTTTCAATTTTAATTACTTCTGCCATTCTTTTTC from Bacteroidales bacterium encodes the following:
- a CDS encoding TatD family hydrolase yields the protein MIDTHCHIAQLNFSKKLIPYLQKKKIYIIAVTNLPSIFNKLYRFQKSLSNVRLALGLHPLLYNKHEKEINLFESLINKTSYIGEIGLDFSVRDYSAKNKQIETLYIVLNLCKEMKKKYSIHSRKAELQVIEAIEKFKIENCIFHWYTGKLQLIERILSLGCYFSINPRMLNSDNGKKIISKIPIERILLESDAPYARNETLNNYEKGLNEINQYMVKHYGLSLNNVKHQLKNNFKSMFAG